Proteins encoded within one genomic window of Bacillota bacterium:
- a CDS encoding aldehyde ferredoxin oxidoreductase C-terminal domain-containing protein — protein sequence IQSETLVALGPLLDLADPYAIAKAGERCNLLGIDTISTGVTIAFAMECYERGAIDDSAAGFPIRWGDASAVLRLIEMIGKREGFGEVLARGVRSASEHIGKGSEAWAMHVRGLEVPMHDPRGKKGMGLAYATAMKGADHESSMHDEAFQRENAMPALGFTEPISRFEMKGKPKLVKALQEYWGTLADCLPVCKFPLIPPRPFNPERVLAALNFVTGWDMSMDEYLMCGERVFNLGRVMNLREGKSPGEDRLPKRFGDPIPEGGSQGQTLPEELLTSALLEYYALRGWSPEGIPTAETLRRLGIDGMVD from the coding sequence ATCCAGTCTGAGACCCTTGTGGCCTTGGGCCCCCTTCTGGACCTGGCTGACCCCTACGCCATAGCCAAAGCCGGAGAGAGGTGCAACCTTCTGGGGATCGACACCATATCCACAGGTGTAACCATCGCCTTTGCCATGGAGTGCTACGAGCGAGGAGCCATCGATGATTCCGCCGCTGGCTTCCCCATCAGGTGGGGAGATGCCTCAGCGGTCCTGAGGCTCATAGAGATGATCGGCAAGCGCGAGGGGTTTGGAGAAGTCTTGGCCCGGGGAGTGCGGTCCGCGTCCGAGCACATAGGAAAGGGCTCCGAGGCCTGGGCAATGCACGTCCGGGGCCTTGAGGTACCCATGCACGACCCCAGGGGCAAGAAAGGCATGGGCCTGGCCTACGCTACCGCCATGAAAGGCGCAGACCACGAATCCAGCATGCACGATGAGGCTTTCCAACGCGAGAACGCCATGCCCGCGCTCGGGTTCACTGAGCCTATTTCCAGGTTCGAGATGAAAGGCAAACCCAAGCTGGTCAAGGCCTTGCAGGAGTACTGGGGCACCCTGGCAGACTGTCTGCCTGTATGTAAGTTCCCACTCATACCTCCAAGGCCTTTCAACCCCGAAAGAGTGCTCGCCGCCTTGAACTTCGTGACCGGGTGGGATATGTCCATGGACGAGTACCTCATGTGCGGGGAGCGAGTGTTCAACCTCGGCCGTGTCATGAACCTGCGCGAAGGCAAGTCCCCCGGTGAGGACCGGCTTCCCAAGAGGTTTGGGGACCCAATTCCCGAAGGAGGAAGTCAAGGGCAGACGCTTCCAGAAGAACTCCTCACTTCCGCGCTCTTGGAATATTACGCCCTGAGAGGGTGGAGCCCGGAGGGAATTCCTACCGCGGAGACGCTCCGAAGACTAGGCATCGATGGGATGGTTGACTGA
- a CDS encoding type 1 glutamine amidotransferase gives MRLQGKKALILVANEFEDIEVFYPLLRLSEEGAWITLGVLEMGWHPRPVVPGKPLTGRLGSVIPPMVMKEGVRFDIRPIAAVSVADYDAVIIPGGFAPDYLRRDPATVDLVREFNSAGKPVAAICHGPWLLVSAGVLGGRKATCFFSIKDDVTNAGAEYVDQAVVVDGNVITSRTPDDLPQFCGAIMEAMRGE, from the coding sequence ATGAGACTGCAAGGCAAGAAGGCCCTGATACTGGTGGCGAACGAGTTTGAGGATATTGAGGTGTTCTACCCTCTCTTGAGGCTGTCCGAAGAGGGTGCGTGGATCACCCTGGGGGTCCTTGAGATGGGCTGGCACCCCAGGCCCGTGGTGCCGGGCAAGCCTCTGACCGGGCGGCTGGGGTCAGTAATACCCCCCATGGTCATGAAAGAAGGCGTGAGGTTCGACATAAGGCCCATCGCGGCCGTATCCGTGGCGGATTATGACGCCGTCATCATTCCGGGCGGATTCGCCCCGGACTATCTCAGGCGCGACCCCGCCACCGTAGATCTGGTGCGCGAGTTCAACTCGGCAGGCAAACCCGTAGCCGCCATCTGTCATGGGCCGTGGCTCCTGGTGTCCGCGGGTGTGCTCGGAGGCCGCAAAGCCACTTGCTTCTTCTCTATTAAGGACGACGTTACAAACGCGGGGGCGGAGTATGTGGACCAGGCCGTTGTGGTTGACGGGAACGTCATAACGAGCCGGACTCCCGATGATCTCCCGCAGTTCTGCGGGGCGATCATGGAAGCGATGAGAGGGGAATAG
- a CDS encoding nucleotidyltransferase domain-containing protein produces the protein MQATRIRTTLSQITERICSGYLPERIVLYRSYAYGAPDPDSDIDLLIVRDDPGSIMERRLKVRRLLRDIIRNLPVSPVVYTPGEVEARLAQGDGFLREILEKGKVLYERQSRWHGRLSTPLILRHILSDSSRHRTSPRNPV, from the coding sequence ATGCAAGCGACCCGCATACGGACGACGCTCAGCCAGATCACAGAACGCATTTGCTCGGGATACCTTCCTGAACGGATAGTTCTCTACCGCTCATACGCTTACGGCGCCCCTGACCCGGACAGCGATATCGACCTCCTCATCGTGAGGGATGATCCCGGCAGTATCATGGAGCGCAGGCTCAAGGTGCGCCGCCTCTTGCGGGACATCATTCGCAATCTGCCCGTTTCTCCAGTGGTCTACACCCCCGGAGAAGTCGAAGCCCGCCTCGCGCAAGGTGACGGGTTTCTGCGAGAGATCCTCGAGAAAGGGAAGGTCCTCTATGAGCGACAGTCCAGGTGGCATGGGAGATTATCGACACCACTTATTCTGCGGCACATTCTTAGCGATTCCTCTCGCCATCGAACCTCCCCTCGAAATCCCGTATGA